From Vitis vinifera cultivar Pinot Noir 40024 chromosome 14, ASM3070453v1, a single genomic window includes:
- the LOC132252629 gene encoding uncharacterized protein LOC132252629, which translates to MASENEDDEKFVSNLNKDVIKRVDGGKLMEMDKTFQQLKTHLLDMAYGASSSSCDKILAKFEENYTQVKGLFLRSSGKPLRMHEEGTKNDMLSCERSLEDTNNMNVNEHYLHTLSNEKLCTEDFNEKNEDAYVYY; encoded by the exons ATGGCAAGTGAGAATGAGGACGATGAGAAATTTGTATCCAATCTAAACAAAGATGTTATTAAACGA GTTGATGGTGGGAAGTTAATGGAGATGGATAAAACCTTTCAACAATTAAAGACACATCTACTTGATATGGCTTATGGTGCAAGTAGTAGTAGTTGTGATAAAATTTTGGCTAAATTTGAGGAGAATTATACTCAAGTGAAAGGTCTCTTCCTTAGGTCAAGCGGAAAACCTTTGAGAATGCACGAGGAAGGAACGAAGAATGACATGCTCTCATGCGAGAGAAGTTTGGAAGATACGAACAATATGAATGTGAATGAACATTATCTTCACACTTTGTCAAATGAGAAGTTATGCACTGAGGACTTTAATGAaaagaatgaagatgcat ATGTATATTACTGA